In the Oryzihumus leptocrescens genome, one interval contains:
- a CDS encoding DUF3566 domain-containing protein, which produces MSTAGQSGAATRPDVSKPAGSPNRPAERSADRPTEGMSTSALPGGSRPAGATATGSEAARPAAARRVKLTVSRVDPWSVMKMSFLLSVAVGIAGVVLMATLWLILSGMGVFSDVNRTVESVLGTSGGTKFDLMDYIGFGRVVSLSIVIGVIDVVLMTAIATLGAFLYNVCSALVGGLQLTLTDD; this is translated from the coding sequence GTGAGCACCGCAGGTCAGTCCGGCGCGGCGACGCGCCCCGACGTGAGCAAGCCGGCGGGATCGCCGAACCGCCCGGCGGAGCGGTCCGCTGACCGTCCGACCGAGGGCATGAGCACCTCGGCGCTGCCGGGCGGCTCGCGCCCGGCCGGCGCTACGGCGACCGGGAGCGAGGCTGCCCGCCCGGCCGCCGCGCGGCGGGTCAAGCTCACCGTCTCGCGGGTCGACCCGTGGTCGGTCATGAAGATGTCGTTCCTGCTGTCGGTCGCCGTCGGCATCGCCGGCGTCGTGCTCATGGCGACCCTGTGGCTGATCCTGTCGGGCATGGGCGTCTTCTCCGACGTCAACCGCACCGTGGAGAGCGTCCTCGGCACCAGCGGTGGCACGAAGTTCGACCTCATGGACTACATCGGCTTCGGCCGGGTGGTCTCCCTGTCGATCGTCATCGGCGTCATCGACGTGGTGCTGATGACCGCGATCGCCACGCTGGGCGCGTTCCTCTACAACGTCTGCTCGGCGCTCGTGGGTGGCCTGCAGCTCACCCTCACCGACGACTGA